In a genomic window of Suricata suricatta isolate VVHF042 chromosome 12, meerkat_22Aug2017_6uvM2_HiC, whole genome shotgun sequence:
- the HDAC11 gene encoding histone deacetylase 11 isoform X1, with protein MPHTTQLYQHVPETRWPIVYSPRYNITFMGLEKLHPFDAGKWGKVISFLKEEKLLSDGMLVEAREASDEDLLVVHTRRYLNELKWSFAVATITEIPPVIFLPNFLVQRKVLKPLRTQTGGTIMAGKLAMERGWAINVGGGFHHCSSDRGGGFCAYADITLAIKFLFERVEGISRATIVDLDAHQGNGHERDFMGDKRVYIMDVYNRHIYPGDRFAKQAIRRKVELEWGTEDDEYLDKVERNLQKALQEHLPDVVVYNAGTDILEGDRLGGLSISPQGVVKRDELVFRVVRGRRVPILMVTSGGYQKRTARIIADSILNLYSLGLIGSESPRAWAQNSDTPLLPPEVP; from the exons AT GCCACACACAACTCAGCTGTACCAGCATGTACCGGAGACACGCTGGCCCATCGTGTATTCGCCGCGCTACAACATAACCTTCATGGGCCTGGAGAAACTGCACCCCTTTGATGCCGGAAAATGGGGCAAGGTGATCAGCTTTCTGAAAG AAGAGAAGCTGCTGTCAGATGGCATGCTGGTGGAAGCACGGGAGGCTTCAGATGAGGACCTGCTGGTGGTGCACACAAGACGCTATCTCAATGAGCTAAAG TGGTCCTTTGCTGTTGCAACCATCACAGAGATCCCCCCGGTCATCTTCCTCCCCAACTTCCTTGTGCAGAGGAAGGTGCTGAAGCCCCTTCGGACCCAGACAGGAGGAACCATTATG GCAGGAAAGCTGGCCATGGAGAGAGGCTGGGCCATTAATGTGG GTGGAGGCTTCCACCACTGCTCCAGTGACCGGGGCGGGGGCTTCTGTGCCTACGCGGACATCACACTGGCCATCAAG TTTCTGTTTGAGCGAGTGGAGGGCATCTCCAGAGCCACCATCGTTGATCTCGATGCCCATCAG GGCAATGGGCACGAACGGGACTTCATGGGTGACAAGCGCGTGTACATCATGGACGTCTACAACCGCCACATCTACCCCGGGGACCGCTTTGCCAAGC AGGCCATCAGGCGGAAGGTGGAGCTGGAGTGGGGCACAGAGGATGACGAATACCTGGACAAGGTGGAGAGGAACCTCCAGAAAGCCCTCCAGGAGCATCTGCCAGATGTGGTCGTGTACAACGCAGGCACCGACATCCTTGAGGGCGACCGCCTTGGGGGGCTGTCCATCAGCCCCCAG ggcgTCGTGAAGCGGGATGAACTTGTGTTCCGGGTGGTCCGAGGCCGCCGGGTGCCCATCCTCATGGTGACCTCGGGCGGGTACCAGAAGCGCACAGCCCGCATCATTGCCGACTCCATCCTTAATTTGTACAGCCTGGGGCTCATCGGGTCCGAGtcccccagggcctgggcacAGAACTCAGACACCCCCCTGCTGCCGCCTGAGGTGCCCTGA
- the HDAC11 gene encoding histone deacetylase 11 isoform X2: protein MGLEKLHPFDAGKWGKVISFLKEEKLLSDGMLVEAREASDEDLLVVHTRRYLNELKWSFAVATITEIPPVIFLPNFLVQRKVLKPLRTQTGGTIMAGKLAMERGWAINVGGGFHHCSSDRGGGFCAYADITLAIKFLFERVEGISRATIVDLDAHQGNGHERDFMGDKRVYIMDVYNRHIYPGDRFAKQAIRRKVELEWGTEDDEYLDKVERNLQKALQEHLPDVVVYNAGTDILEGDRLGGLSISPQGVVKRDELVFRVVRGRRVPILMVTSGGYQKRTARIIADSILNLYSLGLIGSESPRAWAQNSDTPLLPPEVP from the exons ATGGGCCTGGAGAAACTGCACCCCTTTGATGCCGGAAAATGGGGCAAGGTGATCAGCTTTCTGAAAG AAGAGAAGCTGCTGTCAGATGGCATGCTGGTGGAAGCACGGGAGGCTTCAGATGAGGACCTGCTGGTGGTGCACACAAGACGCTATCTCAATGAGCTAAAG TGGTCCTTTGCTGTTGCAACCATCACAGAGATCCCCCCGGTCATCTTCCTCCCCAACTTCCTTGTGCAGAGGAAGGTGCTGAAGCCCCTTCGGACCCAGACAGGAGGAACCATTATG GCAGGAAAGCTGGCCATGGAGAGAGGCTGGGCCATTAATGTGG GTGGAGGCTTCCACCACTGCTCCAGTGACCGGGGCGGGGGCTTCTGTGCCTACGCGGACATCACACTGGCCATCAAG TTTCTGTTTGAGCGAGTGGAGGGCATCTCCAGAGCCACCATCGTTGATCTCGATGCCCATCAG GGCAATGGGCACGAACGGGACTTCATGGGTGACAAGCGCGTGTACATCATGGACGTCTACAACCGCCACATCTACCCCGGGGACCGCTTTGCCAAGC AGGCCATCAGGCGGAAGGTGGAGCTGGAGTGGGGCACAGAGGATGACGAATACCTGGACAAGGTGGAGAGGAACCTCCAGAAAGCCCTCCAGGAGCATCTGCCAGATGTGGTCGTGTACAACGCAGGCACCGACATCCTTGAGGGCGACCGCCTTGGGGGGCTGTCCATCAGCCCCCAG ggcgTCGTGAAGCGGGATGAACTTGTGTTCCGGGTGGTCCGAGGCCGCCGGGTGCCCATCCTCATGGTGACCTCGGGCGGGTACCAGAAGCGCACAGCCCGCATCATTGCCGACTCCATCCTTAATTTGTACAGCCTGGGGCTCATCGGGTCCGAGtcccccagggcctgggcacAGAACTCAGACACCCCCCTGCTGCCGCCTGAGGTGCCCTGA